A genomic window from Silene latifolia isolate original U9 population chromosome Y, ASM4854445v1, whole genome shotgun sequence includes:
- the LOC141631741 gene encoding uncharacterized protein LOC141631741 → MLVALKVPDQMVTWIMQCVTTPSYTLALNGSHFGYFKGGRGLRQGDPLSPLLFTICLEYLTRILNVVTLRHDFRFHPMCRGLGLCHLAFADDLLLFSRGDTNSVMVLMRALHTFSIASGLTINKLKSDIYMNGLTPDRSSNTRHFWFQKRWVSHSPRSQDRCLCQSKLNGGLGINNSHVWNIASIGKYSWWVANKKDSLWVKWIHHLYIKQQDWWTYSPNINSSWVWRQICKVKDKLKTCLDYQVWLLSPYSTQKTYECLMGTREKASWIPFVWNRVCLPKVNFITWLYAQNRLLTKVRLLKFGVVSDGVCCLCANAQESQQHLFFDCQFSAQCLSLVRQWLGVTWSFQTLECILRKRFQSLLQKQVLMASFACLVYLIWMSRNTAKHDSMIPRPARILLQLQSLIKFRLHALESQVTMRSRVWLSDRGLLAS, encoded by the exons ATGCTTGTTGCTTTGAAGGTCCCTGATCAGATGGTCACCTGGATCATGCAGTGTGTGACCACTCCATCTTATACCTTGGCTCTTAATGGCTCCCATTTTGGGTATTTTAAAGGAGGCAGGGGGCTCAGGCAAGGGGACCCTTTGTCCCCTCTCCTCTTCACTATTTGTCTTGAGTATCTCACAAGGATACTTAATGTGGTGACTCTTAGACATGATTTTCGTTTCCACCCTATGTGTAGAGGGCTTGGGCTATGTCACCTAGCTTTTGCTGATGATTTATTGCTTTTCAGCAGAGGTGACACTAATTCAGTCATGGTTCTAATGCGAGCTCTACACACCTTCTCAATTGCTTCTGGGCTTACCATCAACAAGTTGAAATCTGATATTTATATGAATGGCTTGACTCCTGATCGAAGCTCAAATACTAGGCATTTCTGGTTTCAAAAAAG ATGGGTATCACATAGTCCCCGGTCTCAGGATAGGTGTCTTTGTCAGTCAAAACTAAATGGAGGCCTGGGGATAAATAATAGTCATGTTTGGAACATTGCAAGCATTGGTAAATACTCTTGGTGGGTTGCTAATAAGAAGGACAGTCTATGGGTGAAATGGATTCACCATTTATACATTAAGCAACAGGATTGGTGGACTTACTCTCCTAATATCAACTCTAGCTGGGTTTGGCGCCAAATTTGCAAAGTGAAAGACAAGCTGAAGACTTGTTTGGACTATCAAGTTTGGCTCCTCTCACCTTACTCCACTCAGAAAACCTATGAATGCTTAATGGGTACCAGAGAAAAGGCTAGCTGGATACCCTTTGTTTGGAACCGTGTATGTCTCCCTAAGGTCAATTTTATTACTTGGCTATATGCTCAGAATAGACTTCTCACTAAGGTTAGATTACTGAAGTTTGGGGTAGTTTCTGATGGTGTCTGTTGCCTCTGTGCGAATGCTCAGGAGTCCCAACAGCATCTTTTCTTTGATTGTCAATTCAGTGCCCAATGCTTGAGTTTGGTTAGGCAATGGCTGGGTGTGACATGGTCTTTTCAGACCTTGGAATGCATTCTGCGCAAACGTTTTCAGAGCTTACTGCAGAAACAAGTCTTGATGGCCAGTTTTGCATGCTTGGTGTACCTAATTTGGATGAGCAGGAACACTGCTAAGCATGACAGTATGATCCCACGTCCTGCAAGGATTCTTCTGCAACTTCAGAGTTTGATTAAATTCAGATTGCATGCTTTGGAGTCTCAGGTTACTATGAGAAGCCGAGTTTGGTTAAGTGATAGAGGACTGCTTGCTTCCTAA